One Vespa crabro chromosome 13, iyVesCrab1.2, whole genome shotgun sequence genomic window, cagAAAAAAAGCTAATCTTTTCCAAACGTAAACGTGAACGTGAAAGAAACACGATAGTCGAATATATGTGTAACGTGTTCCACTGTAACGAAGAAGGGGCATTTCCCTGAGATAAGAGAgacaaaggagaaagataaatgGGATCCTGTGTGTATTGCCGGTAAAATATgaaacgtaatatatataaacctgCGCAGCagaattgaataatataagataGGATTCGCGAATAAATGGAAAGAACGAAATCGAATGAGAATATATGAACAAACGTACTTAGTTAAGCGTCTGGACTCTGCTCTCTCTCGCAGCTGCGAGACAAGAGAGCGCTCATGGAAGTTGCACGAAATGAGTCAACGCttcctccctcttctctctctctctctctttatttcttgttcctttttttttctttttttttttctttttttttttctctccttttttttcctctctctctctctctttttcatggCGCGAAAACAGCACGTGCGTTACAGCTCGCTGCTCGCTGCGGCTCGTTAAAACGATGGATAGACAATACGCGGAGCCGTTGTTGATATCATGTGCGTgcgatttctttattaatgcACACGATTCTTATTGGTCAGTtccatgtatctatatatgtatgcatgtacgtacgtgtgtAATATGTACACGTGTACACGTGTATAAATGcaacgagagagagatgaaattaaatgaaatcgttatgttcctttttcttcctttttttttcttttctttttttttttttttttttttttcttaatttctttttcatctactCTTCATGTTCTTTCcttctaataatttattttatatcgttacgttagatttttattttgtacgcATGAGAGAacgttagattttttttttcttttttttttgtaataatatacacacatatatatatatatatatatatatatatatattataaaatagatcctTATCGTATGgtaacaatttaatattttacttatatatatttcagataCAGCATGTAAGTAAATAGGTACATGGAATAGATAGATCatcggatcggatcggatcgTCTATTAAATCAATCTATtactctttatttctatcttcgtCCGATGTTTCTTTCACGATGATAAAATCTAACGACGAAGACTATACCGATTACAAAGACTACTCGTAGTAAGTAAATAACTTATTTACATACATTTCGATAGGATAATTTAGAAACATTCTGATAAGTGGAAGTATTTAAATATGAGGAAAACTATtggtatactttttttttcccttcttcttcttcttcctcttcttttttttttgttttgttttctgtttttttttctcaaggcttattaacaatttgaatagataataacgatggtattatatgtgtatatatatataagaattatcgTGTTTATGattgaggggaaaaaaagaaatgaaaaaaaaagaaaaaataaaaaagaaaagaaaaggaagaaagaagaagaagagaaaaaatagaattaacttttatctttgtccgattattattgatcttatcgaaatcaaatcaaatggAAAGTATGATTATCGTAATGTTTTGTTTCTATTACCAttagtaaatagaaaaaagaaaaagtaggatTAAGAAAatgacttttttctctttttaatcgcGTCTCTGTGTACATGAGCACGTGCGCATGCGTCCTTTGTTTTTCACAAtgccacacacacacacacacacacacacatgtatgtatatatatatattttctatgggTGAAATAGAtcataacttttcttttttttttctattttttttttcttctcttagataaaataactttataaaatgtttagatatatatctacaagTAAATCTAATTTTAAACAAGGAAAAGTTAAGGACAAACAAAGACATTCTCGGATTAGAAGTCTGAGAGTGTATGATTctttagaaaaagattttctttaagAATGCACACTAGAGACCTTAACtcattaaaattcttattattgtgaaatttctttcattacttATTTACAAAAGTAACAATTTCTACATGattttatctctatatctacatatatgcatatacatatgcatgcgTGGATGAATGCACGATTATTATGATAGATCTTTATCAAATTGTTGATTCACATTCGATTGATTTGTTTTTACATAAAGCTACGATATATTTAAGtagaaattgatttatattgattctaatgtatcgttttaaaatattgTCACAAATTTCTTGTACAATTTAACACCATTGTTTttcaatgtacatatatatatatatatacacacacacacacacacatatatatatatacatataaacacatatataccaAGGCAAATAAATGTTATCCTGACGATACGCGTGCCAACCAAAACAAGATCTTCGTACGTAGTGGGCGTAGACAAGAGGCGCCTGCAtggaattataaattttagcTGTCGCGTCGCTTAGTTCTGTTATTTTGACCCGTCGTCGCAGGTAAAGAAGCGAAGATAAGGGAATAAGCTTGGTAGGTAGCCAGAGCCGTCCCTttgtgtatctctctctttctttttatttatttttttttttctcttatattttctcttcctctcatatacgtatattcgtTTAGACCAACCGAAGCCCATTGTATGCAAAGAGCTTTCCGGcaataatttaatacatttaacGACAAAGAGAATTCTAgcactcttttccttttcttttctttactctcgTCATCCCTTCTTCCCTCCCtgcctccctccctctcaacccttcttctactttttcgtTCTAACTACCCTAAACACGTTTCAAACGAAGATAAATGGTCTAAGGCACGTTATAATGTGATTTCTCGTTtaacgaagaaatatatttctcgtatatttttttttttttttttttttaaattttcttctatccTAGCTCTTATTGTTGAATGagtacgtgtatatgtgtgtaagagggagagagagagagttatacaaaaaagaaaaaatctcagTCGTCTAGAGTGTCACTAATTACTCATTACGTTATCGGAAGATGAGTAAGATTTTTAATGAGTGCAGGAAAAGTATTTCACTGAACGCGGATTGCACTATGGCGTGAAGAggaatatcaaaatataaaccGCGTGAGATAAGGCACGATCGGAcgagtaatataaatatgtatatctttctttgcttttttcctttttcctctttcttttccttttttttttctttctttctttctaagtTTGACTTCCTATCGTTATCTCTTTGCACAGGCCAAGATTAATCGTAGAATAAAATGGAACTGAAATTCGTGTTAGATGCGACcgatttgttaaattaattctattttttgatatattcgaaatatattaataataattatttatttaataaagttattcaatacgtacgatatatatatatatatatatattattattattaatttattattattattaaatatatattaattatatatattgggTTGGCAAATAAATGATTGCGGATTTGGTCACCGCaatgacttagttgccaaaCCAATATGGCGCTGGCAACTAAGTCATTGCGGATTTGGACACCGCaacgacttagttgccaaaCCAATATGGCGCTGGCAACTAAGTAATTGCGGATTCGGTCACCGCaacgacttagttgccaaaCCAATATGGCGCTGGCAACTAAGTCATTGCGGATTCGGTCACCGCaacgacttagttgccaaaCCAATATGGCGCTGGCAACTAAGTCATTGCGGATTTGGACACCGCaacgacttagttgccaaaCCAATATGGCGCTGGCAACTAAGTCATTGCGGATTCGGACACCGCaacgacttagttgccaaaCCAATATGGCGCTGGCAACTAAGTCATTGCGGATTTGGACACCGCaacgacttagttgccaaaCCAATATGGCGCTGGCAACTAAGTCATTGCGGATTCGGACACCGCaacgacttagttgccaaaCCAATATGGCGCTGGCAACTAAGTCATTGCGGATTCGGACACCGCaacgacttagttgccaaaCCAATATGGCGCTGGCAACTAAGTCATTGCGGATTCGGACACCGCaacgacttagttgccaaaCCAATATGGCGCTGGCAACTAAGTCATTGCGGATTCGGACACCGCaacgacttagttgccaaaCCAATATGGCGCTGGCAACTAAGTCATTGCGGATTCGGACACCGCaacgacttagttgccaaaCCAATATGGcgctggcaactaagtgattgcggattcGGTCACCGCaacgacttagttgccaacgGGATATTCAGGTGGAAACTAAATAATTGCGGATTTTGTCGATACTTTCCGTAATCACTTTTTcaaaaactatttttttttttttatatttcgataaaataatttatatttaatcttagTTGTTTGAATCAGAAAtacttatcgatcgatttctttttaattatcgacttttttatcaattatcgaCTGTTGTATCAATTATCGACTGTACCTCTGAATTACCTACTGTTTctgttaattatcgattagtTTACGACGTTTAGGTGTAGATGGCGTTAGCTGTTTATCACCGATCTAGAGTTCATTCGTGTCGGTAAAAAAGGTGTACTTAATAACACAGCATTTAAAAGacaatttattgttaaattaaaagttatagttttaattaatattaacagtaattaaGAATTTCTTCCTAGAACTTGGTTGATGGCAGACATCTCTTTATAGGCCATAGGTTTTAACATTAATCCAGGTACAGGTGGATTCAATTCCAAATCTCTCAGCTCGTTTACTTTGATCTTTAAGTCGCTTCTCAATTTATTCACTTCTATGTCGCATTGTTTTTgatctgtaataataaaattaaaactaaaattataatttgttcAATCGAACGACAATATTGAAAACAAAATGCGCGTACCCTTCAAAAGCAATTCTTCTGCAGTTTTACTtgacatttttaataacatagGACCTATAGTCATCCAAGTTTTTTCGCAGTTTGCCTTTTGCAATGCTCTCATGCCAACCCTgtcgtcgtttcttcttttatcaagTGCAATTATTTCTTGTCTGTCAGTTAGAATTTCACCAGCTTTTGCTTCGACTTGTTCCAAATGTTGTAATAATTCTTGTTGTTCCTTCATGTTTCACAATTGTATTCActgattacaaataataaattattttttgatttgttCGTAACACTTTTGTCAATAATAAacttagtaataaaaaatcattcaaaaagattcctctttttataggttataaaatttttgttaggttaaaattcgatagaaaatatttatttgttcgtgAATTTGTGTAGAGGTATTTATGGAAACAGTATAATTCTATTATGAGAAATTCATGTGTTCAAACTagcaagaataaaattatttcataactataattaattatcaacgatatatttatttctaaaatatgaGAAAGTTTAATAAGAGAAAGCGAACCTAACTGTTATATTTCCCATGCACACTAGCTAGATGTAAGGTAGGATCATCGATgaaatgagaaaaggaaagttaTTATGAATGTGGTACACAAGATATTGTGCGCAGTACGATTAAATATGAGACtttaattatgtaataaatatacataagagTGGAGATagaacatgtatatatatacacacacatacagacaaataatgttttaactatatatgtaattacatGTATGATTTTAGCCAGCTAATTATATagcatatttgtttttattttataaaattttcacgcATGCGTATAACCAAAAAGTTttttataagagagagagagagagagagagaaagaaagagtgtgtACGAtatcgtttgttttttatgGTGCGATTGATGCGCCACTTGGTGGACATTAAAAACAACCCGTATGCAATATTATCTGTCGGTATGTGATCTATTTTTTTCGCACTGTTTTGCCGACCGATGATTTGACACAAAGATGATGCACTTTGGACGAATAAGTGCATCTCGTTGCAACAGAGACCTACTACTGGATCATATTTAATCGTATAACAAACGTGTGAGAGGCATCGACCGATGTTCTTCCCACGTATTTGACAATGAGTGCATTTGATAACTGCAATTCgtttatgatattaatataatcataaaagatttatatttcatatatatatatataatttaactatatttatatttaaatttaaaaatacttaatattatttttctcgaagATATATTCCACGAACTCgtcgatttattatattaaatataaattaactttatcttttataattgataatattaattcaaatagacaatgaatatcgaaattaatgatcTTCCTGGCTACGTGACTGTACCGTCGTAACCGtagttttacaaatatttacgaGTTGCAGCTGGAGATAAATCAACGTAAACGTAGTCACGCAATTCGTGACGTTTCCGAGGACGTTTACTCTTATGAAATTCTTGGCTTAATACGTCATCGAATAATTAACGTTTACGTCCCATTAACTTTTGACCTCTTTTCAAAGTCTAACATCAGAGAGattataatttcttcgattcaacttatatatattctctttcattccgGTTTTATCTTTAGAATTTATTAGAAgaactttttatttcgaaaagaaaaaatgaaagatacaaattaaaaaaaaaaaaaaaaagaaaaaaagaaagaaagaaaaaatagaaagaaaagtgaattTGTCGATTGAAGACGATTCgttgaattttctttccttttgttttccgttttcttttttttttcttttttttttttctgctttttcctTACGTtagaagatattattaattaatccgaGAGAAACACATCATTGGAACACATTCGGTAACCGTTTGAAGTTTAATCTCTAATGGAACGGCCGTCGCAATTAGACCGgacttatatttttctatcgtacTCTCTTTATCCTCTAACGTGAACACTCGTATGCAATGTTTGAACGTGCATTCTTAGCCACGTGACACGGCACGCGTCGGTCGTTATACTATCGCCAATGGCAATTGTTTCCCCTAAAACTTATTGGCCAGCACCGGGCAAGCCGCGAACGttcttacgtacatatataaatgcatgcatacacgcatacatacatacatacatacgtctatcattgttttcttttttctttattttttttttcttttttccttttttttctttacctcgttatttcgaattttttttactcccTCCCCCTTGcccctttcatttttttttttattcgtccgatctatttattttcattcattgttaCGCGGAATTTCCACCGTAATAAATTCGCGATCTTTGTTATTAGTTCGTTTTATTTACGTTCGATTGTGTGTTCGTTCGCTTGatctttgtaaaaaaaaagaaaaaaagagaaaatgataaaaaagaaaaaaaaaaaagaacataacgAGTACGtcaataatatctaaaaataaatatctaatcgGAGATTAACATTATTCACGAATggatttattaaatcatttttaggAACTTCATTGCACGCTTTCTGACGATCCTTCTGTTTAACATTTGGGCACGTGCGCGAAGCTCATTGGGATTTAAGTTAAATCCGTTTTAAGATCGAAattaaagtgaaagagagagagagagagagagagagagagagagagagagagagagagagagaaacaggaaAGAGAGTAAAGGATTTGAAtggttttctttataaatgtgACGtcatcgattcgatcgatcaatcaatcAGAACGATTATATGAATTTTCGTATAGATCAGCGATAAGTTGCTTTTACAAATGCTACGTTTCTTCGTCTTCGGAGCAATGAACTTACGCGTTAATtcgagaaggaggaagaaagagagagagagagagagagagagagagagagagagaaaagagaaatataaggaaagaaaaaataagaaaaaaaaaaaaaaagaataacaaagatcgaaagagagaattgacgtcagtaaaattataatacgtcGAGATATCTCAACATAAACTTGTTAGGTTCATTGGCGAGACAAATAACTGGTCATTTGGTATCATCAAATTCGACAATGTTATCATTGTCTATAGTTTTATCTGTTATTCCGGGTAAATCATGAAATGACGTTCGTTAACATAAAAACTATCGAATAgaatgatatttcattttctttatttttttttttttgttatttcttttttttttttcttttcttttctttttcctcggaAATcggattaaatttatttattaatcattttctacgaaataactcaagatttcttttttctttttctttttctttttttttttctttattattttaacataacAACATGATTTTTCgtataagtattatttattttcggaATATAATCGTAATTGAGGAAAGCTGGCACGTGTTTTAAAGTAATGTAtgggataaaaggaaaaaaagaaaaagaagagattgcAAGAAACACAAAAGACGTTTTATCGATCgctcgaatgaaaaatatcgaatacaaagtttcattcgtttctttggaaaaaaaaaaaaaaaagaaaaacaacaaaaaaatactcgatatttacattaatatcattttcctcgaaatattattctaatgataaatatttaatataatgatattaatgtttttatattgatatcattttcctcagaagaatatgaaaataattcgcgTTTAGATCGTTTAatgtgaaattaatttttttttttacacgtatatacgatttgtttcgataatctaaatatatatgtacatatatatatatatatatatatatatatatatatatattccttttttcttcttcttttttttttttcttttattaaatcgatcgaatatcCTTCAACGATTTaaaatgtttcctttttctctttcttccttactttctaacttttttctttgtttctttttcttctttctttttcttttttcttttcttcatttttcaatcgatttaaCAAGactaaaacgaaaaaaagaaaaaatggtagCTCGTATAAAAGTCTCGAAGGAGacttaaaataaaacgaacgtcgtatttatttcaaaaaacgCATTATATCGTTGATTATAATTAGTTGATACAtgtaaattatcaaaaaatttcTGACGACATTATTGGccaatattacgaataaactCCTCGAACGACGAGTTTGACTGACGTAAGCGAGAGGGAggggaggaaaggaaaaaaaacccGAAGAGATAAACatcgaaaaaaatgattaaaagaaagagagagagagagagagagagagagagagagagagagagagagaacataaacagaaggagcaaaaaaaagagcaaaagaaaaaacaaaaaaaaaataaagtaaaaacaaacaaaagagaaaacgtcGAGAAGtgcagagagaaaagagaagagagattgcaaacacaaaaaaaaagaggctTTAGCAATGAACAAAATAGGGCACTTGTGATTTCAATTTCATAGAAggatcttttatctctctatctttatctctctctctctctctctctctctctctctatttatctatctttctctctaactctatctccctctaatttttttcttccttccttccttccttccttccttccttcctttctttctttctttctttctttttttttttataattttttttctttctttttttttttttcttttccctagTCTTTCTCTCGTCCATGCTCGAATGTTATGACAATTATGAGTTTTTCCGTGAACGCATCGAGCCGGCACGTGGCCGAGTAGCTCAACGTCGTACGTCGAGGGGCACGAATGGCGCGTGCCCTCGCGTGAGAACAATCTCGCTCACACGCGtcacacgtatatacacgcCGCACATGTATTGTTGAAAGTACTATTGGCGAACGGGAACGCTGAACATTATCGTCCTTTCATCTTTCTTGCATTTGTAATTAACttggtgaaaagaaaaaaaaaaaaaaaaaaagaaaaaaagaaaacaaaggaaacaagaaataaaaaaagaaaaaaattaaaaaagaaagaaagaaaggaaggaaggggggcagaaaggggaaaagaaaaaatgtacgattattattattattattattattattattattattattattattattattattattattattattattattattattttcatccatTCGTTCTTctcgtttcattattttaaataaaattcatgaatGCTTgaatgcgtatatatatatatatatatataataataataataataataataataataataatttatacatccttgaatatattcattttgtttaatgcgcaattttttatttgttatattgatCGAAAACatactttaaatatatacttatataacttaaatttatgataatgatatgataattatatatttaattaatttgagaCCAGATTTAAAACATGAAAGATACATAATGATATTCTGCAACTATCggatcatataataataataataataatgtaaatttctcgtctttaacgattattatatcgagAGAAGATACACGTGTTAATGTTCTCGTatcgtataaagaaaaaagggcaTCGAAATGGTACTCTCAGAAATGTAAAGCcaaagatttctctctctctctctctctctctctctctatctctctctctctagaaaTATTATAGAGGATTTGTGATCATAACTGACCGCAGAGACGTAAGATCGACGCGTGTCTACGTACGTGATGCACGTGCACGAGAGAACTAGGAGAGAGAGTCTATTCTCGATCTAAGGATCGATCATTTAATTACGTTAAAGTGTTACGAAGATATTTTATTGACATTGtacattttcttattctttctctccgaTGATTTACGAATAACGAGA contains:
- the LOC124428741 gene encoding p53 and DNA damage-regulated protein 1, with the protein product MKEQQELLQHLEQVEAKAGEILTDRQEIIALDKRRNDDRVGMRALQKANCEKTWMTIGPMLLKMSSKTAEELLLKDQKQCDIEVNKLRSDLKIKVNELRDLELNPPVPGLMLKPMAYKEMSAINQVLGRNS